Proteins encoded together in one Ictidomys tridecemlineatus isolate mIctTri1 chromosome 3, mIctTri1.hap1, whole genome shotgun sequence window:
- the LOC120884239 gene encoding uncharacterized protein LOC120884239 isoform X1: MGLSCPSVGQAPMSFGYCTGLHPQTLLVVSLALTLFPQCPNQEGGYRGEDTSIGYVFQAYSLGDLEDTLEPIFFFDSSSSASNISSSSTQQEMGQMLGSQVTVTGPEEEDKGHQVPALTGNLEPMEEQAEAALVLVEAPIRGPPSPPSDRELELDKPAVDDQGQHPLLALQSALHLERNPEPLFFSQIIWLFVFIICVYYSII, translated from the exons ATGGGGCTCTCCTGTCCCTCTGTGGGACAAGCCCCTATGAGCTTTGGCTATTGCACTGGACTCCATCCCCAGACACTTCTGGTGGTCAGTTTGGCACTGACTCTGTTTCCTCAATGTCCCAACCAAGAAGGTGGCTACAGAGGGGAGGATACCAGCATTGGATATGTGTTCCAGGCGTACTCCCTGGGGGACCTGGAGGACACCCTGGAGCCCATCTTCTTCTTTGACTCATCCTCTTCGGCCTCAAACATCTCGAGTTCCTCCACCCAACAAGAGATGGGCCAAATGTTGGGAAG CCAGGTCACTGTCACAGGCCCCGAGGAGGAGGACAAAGGACACCAGGTCCCAGCCTTGACAGGAAACCTGGAGCCCATGGAGGAACAGGCGGAAG CCGCTCTGGTGCTTGTGGAAGCTCCAATTCGAggtccaccatctccaccatctgaTAGAGAACTGGAGCTGGACAAACCTGCAGTGGATGATCAGGGTCAACACCCCCTGCTGGCCCTTCAGTCAGCACTGCATCTAGAGAGGAATCCAGAGCCTCTGTTCTTCTCCCAGATcatttggttgtttgtttttataatctgtgtttattattctattatttag
- the LOC120884239 gene encoding uncharacterized protein LOC120884239 isoform X2 translates to MEASRGWGSRPATRHCLPFFPQFILNKEYQEPCTTGQELGLRAYSLGDLEDTLEPIFFFDSSSSASNISSSSTQQEMGQMLGSQVTVTGPEEEDKGHQVPALTGNLEPMEEQAEAALVLVEAPIRGPPSPPSDRELELDKPAVDDQGQHPLLALQSALHLERNPEPLFFSQIIWLFVFIICVYYSII, encoded by the exons ATGGAGgcgagcaggggctggggctcccgGCCAGCTACCAGGCACTGTCTTCCATTCTTTCCACAGTTTATCCTCAACAAGGAATATCAAGAGCCATGCACCACTGGGCAGGAGCTGGGCCTCAGG GCGTACTCCCTGGGGGACCTGGAGGACACCCTGGAGCCCATCTTCTTCTTTGACTCATCCTCTTCGGCCTCAAACATCTCGAGTTCCTCCACCCAACAAGAGATGGGCCAAATGTTGGGAAG CCAGGTCACTGTCACAGGCCCCGAGGAGGAGGACAAAGGACACCAGGTCCCAGCCTTGACAGGAAACCTGGAGCCCATGGAGGAACAGGCGGAAG CCGCTCTGGTGCTTGTGGAAGCTCCAATTCGAggtccaccatctccaccatctgaTAGAGAACTGGAGCTGGACAAACCTGCAGTGGATGATCAGGGTCAACACCCCCTGCTGGCCCTTCAGTCAGCACTGCATCTAGAGAGGAATCCAGAGCCTCTGTTCTTCTCCCAGATcatttggttgtttgtttttataatctgtgtttattattctattatttag